The following are encoded in a window of Roseimaritima ulvae genomic DNA:
- a CDS encoding outer membrane protein assembly factor BamB family protein, with product MLRWIAPLALVAVAGFNAAAADVWPQWRGAGQDGYVQHSGLPLQWTEDEGIAWRIEPAGRGGSTPVHADGRIFLTSGVDGANHLVAYSAEDGKRLWEHEVGLERVSKHGKNHRKGSGANPSVVIDGQRVFAYFRSGDLASATPEGELQWHVNLQDRYGEDTLWWNLGTSPIVTPKAIVVAVMQSDNSYIVGLNKENGEELWKVERNLGAPEEAAQSYTTPLLLDVGGQSIIAVMGADHLTLHKAENGQMLAKLGGFNPAGERYFRSIASPVASDGIIVCPYARGKTLTGVNAEKLLAGAGQDAIEWFRDDLGADVPTPAARDGKVYVLRDKSGVACIDAKTGKTEWETELPRSRHSFTASPLVSDEYLYATQEDGTTFVIRLSDHELIQTNAAEDNDPFTVASLVPVGDDLLLRTPKQLVRISGK from the coding sequence ATGCTTCGTTGGATTGCTCCCCTCGCCCTGGTGGCCGTTGCCGGGTTCAACGCCGCCGCCGCGGATGTTTGGCCCCAGTGGCGGGGTGCGGGCCAGGATGGATACGTGCAACACAGCGGATTGCCCCTGCAGTGGACCGAAGACGAGGGAATCGCCTGGCGGATTGAACCGGCCGGACGCGGCGGCAGCACTCCGGTGCATGCCGATGGACGCATTTTTCTGACCAGCGGCGTCGATGGTGCCAATCACCTGGTGGCCTACTCCGCCGAGGACGGTAAGCGGTTGTGGGAGCACGAAGTCGGACTGGAACGCGTCAGCAAACACGGCAAAAACCACCGCAAGGGCAGCGGAGCCAACCCCTCGGTGGTGATCGATGGACAACGGGTGTTCGCCTATTTTCGCAGCGGAGACTTGGCTTCGGCGACGCCCGAGGGCGAACTGCAGTGGCACGTAAACCTGCAAGATCGCTACGGGGAAGACACCCTGTGGTGGAACCTGGGCACCTCGCCAATCGTCACGCCCAAGGCCATCGTGGTGGCCGTGATGCAGAGCGACAACAGCTACATCGTTGGGCTGAACAAGGAAAATGGCGAAGAACTCTGGAAAGTCGAACGTAACCTGGGCGCCCCCGAAGAGGCCGCGCAGAGTTACACCACGCCGCTGTTGTTGGACGTCGGGGGCCAGTCCATCATCGCAGTCATGGGCGCCGATCATTTAACATTACACAAAGCCGAAAATGGCCAAATGCTCGCCAAACTGGGGGGCTTTAACCCCGCTGGCGAACGCTACTTCCGCTCGATCGCCTCCCCGGTCGCCAGCGACGGCATTATCGTCTGCCCCTACGCACGCGGCAAAACTCTCACTGGCGTCAACGCCGAAAAGCTGCTCGCCGGCGCCGGCCAGGACGCCATCGAATGGTTCCGCGACGACCTGGGCGCCGACGTGCCCACGCCGGCTGCGCGAGACGGCAAGGTGTACGTGCTGCGGGATAAGAGTGGCGTGGCCTGCATCGATGCCAAAACCGGCAAGACCGAGTGGGAAACCGAACTACCGCGTTCGCGACATTCCTTCACCGCTTCGCCCCTGGTCAGCGACGAATATCTCTACGCCACCCAGGAAGACGGTACCACGTTCGTGATCCGCCTAAGCGACCACGAATTGATACAAACCAATGCAGCGGAGGACAACGATCCGTTTACCGTCGCCAGTCTGGTTCCGGTGGGCGATGATCTCTTGCTGCGAACGCCCAAGCAATTGGTCCGCATCTCGGGCAAGTAA
- a CDS encoding tetratricopeptide repeat protein — MGTHAGFKLKQTLWLTLLMLLSSLTGWAQSDSGALQDAEQALHADHLGAGSYAQRQQATRWMWSERTATREEVERAARDPDPEIASRARWILQRWQQGLLPDTPPDVLRRLAGSEGIDRLEGLLDAGLFRSVIVAVEQAAGTAQGPQLRSEVSDSLRRRFAFYVRTAEESNQLDAFCDLLDAATESPALAVARAELLTRLGFDLRQRGELPASARRWSELQRTRTTVLIRATLGDVDEALQAAQAANQQDMVRACHLLLGNWQELIGESQREAESAAAGSLEAYRNWSDLLIAAHRANRQPLAELAVQQLADEDQLGNDPLAIELRWRCLLIHGYVDEALQLLRPSNPVDAAEVLSYLGRFDEAFEVLGIDADDPEPGSRALLRQARQEVADTTDRQRPSAVGTPSLERLLMAGKLWLRVGEHIRGHQVFEEVASWNFAEDRNERARHQAVVALWQMGHSERAIELAAADHTSTIAPVILYDMIRWIAGRDEQQAKALAAVWEGLLQIDPERPASERLQLVARLQRGEIPWENDADSHFQKLFDRLHGGKPTVHRVNGRLVVTGRGYANTALGDFFSRLGQTDYARRIYLLRSAAGDSTADLQLAKLELATGSASEALKIYQRIWARHSGLSAQPHEVNTADADLVAALKAVIGEVIAIERSGDDIEAEKRRRLLQLMLSGSSASARKDFCDYLVDIGEQELAKETLEHLLRYTAFGADETLDFGRIALGYGSLLEEEQPQEAARWRDLALSGTLETMAYYARGYLILPAQHQALRALAAAKRQERSSVAEHLNRSLRLYPMNINMAEDLLGKLRELGMVDEADQALAKIFEVGRRHLEQFPNDAEDANNLAWVAALSNQRLDEALELSRRACFLHPDSASYRDTMAEVLYRQGRVEEALVLERHCLLDEPGLWHLHEQIARFEAGE; from the coding sequence ATGGGTACCCACGCTGGTTTCAAGTTAAAACAAACGCTGTGGCTGACGCTGCTGATGCTGCTTTCGTCCCTCACCGGTTGGGCTCAAAGCGATTCTGGGGCGCTGCAGGACGCCGAGCAGGCATTGCATGCCGATCATCTGGGTGCCGGCAGCTATGCTCAGCGCCAGCAGGCCACGCGCTGGATGTGGAGCGAGCGGACGGCCACGCGTGAGGAAGTCGAACGAGCGGCCCGCGACCCGGACCCCGAAATCGCTTCGCGAGCCCGTTGGATCCTGCAACGTTGGCAACAGGGCCTGCTGCCCGATACCCCGCCCGACGTGCTGCGGCGACTGGCCGGCAGCGAGGGCATCGATCGGCTGGAAGGCTTGTTGGACGCCGGCCTGTTTCGCTCGGTAATCGTCGCCGTCGAACAGGCCGCCGGCACCGCTCAAGGCCCACAGCTCCGCAGCGAAGTCAGCGATTCGCTGCGGCGACGCTTCGCCTTCTACGTGCGGACGGCGGAAGAATCCAATCAGCTGGACGCTTTCTGCGACCTGCTGGACGCGGCCACCGAATCGCCTGCTCTGGCGGTCGCTCGAGCGGAATTGTTGACACGCCTGGGCTTTGATCTGCGGCAGCGCGGCGAACTGCCGGCATCGGCGCGGCGTTGGAGCGAGTTGCAACGAACGCGGACCACCGTCCTCATCCGAGCCACCTTGGGCGATGTGGACGAGGCGCTGCAGGCGGCGCAAGCGGCCAATCAACAGGACATGGTGCGAGCCTGCCATCTGTTGCTGGGCAATTGGCAAGAACTGATCGGCGAGTCGCAGCGGGAAGCCGAATCGGCCGCAGCGGGCAGCCTGGAAGCGTATCGCAATTGGTCGGACCTGTTGATCGCCGCTCACCGCGCCAACCGTCAGCCGCTGGCCGAGCTTGCCGTCCAACAGTTGGCCGACGAAGACCAATTGGGCAACGACCCCCTGGCGATCGAACTGCGTTGGCGATGCCTGTTGATTCACGGCTACGTCGACGAGGCGTTGCAGTTGTTGCGACCATCGAATCCCGTCGACGCCGCCGAAGTGCTCAGCTACCTGGGCCGTTTCGATGAAGCCTTCGAAGTTCTGGGCATCGATGCCGACGACCCCGAACCGGGTTCTCGCGCGCTGCTGCGGCAAGCTCGCCAGGAAGTCGCCGACACGACCGATCGGCAACGGCCCTCGGCGGTCGGCACGCCTTCGCTGGAACGCCTGCTGATGGCCGGCAAATTATGGCTACGTGTCGGCGAACACATCCGCGGACATCAAGTGTTCGAGGAAGTCGCCAGTTGGAATTTTGCCGAAGACCGCAACGAACGCGCTCGTCATCAAGCCGTGGTGGCCCTGTGGCAAATGGGGCACAGCGAGCGTGCGATCGAACTGGCCGCCGCCGACCATACCTCCACCATCGCCCCGGTTATTTTGTACGACATGATCCGCTGGATCGCCGGCCGCGATGAACAACAAGCCAAGGCATTGGCGGCGGTTTGGGAAGGCCTGCTGCAAATCGATCCCGAGCGACCGGCCAGCGAACGCTTGCAACTGGTCGCTCGTTTGCAGCGCGGCGAAATCCCCTGGGAAAACGACGCCGATAGCCACTTCCAAAAACTGTTCGATCGTCTGCACGGCGGCAAACCGACCGTTCACCGGGTCAACGGCCGACTGGTCGTGACCGGACGCGGCTACGCCAACACGGCCTTGGGCGATTTCTTTTCACGACTCGGACAGACCGATTATGCCCGGCGAATTTATCTATTGCGTTCCGCCGCCGGGGACTCCACCGCCGACCTGCAACTGGCAAAACTAGAACTGGCCACCGGCAGCGCCAGCGAAGCCTTGAAGATCTATCAACGGATCTGGGCCCGGCACAGCGGCCTCAGCGCCCAGCCGCACGAGGTCAACACGGCCGACGCCGATCTGGTCGCGGCCCTCAAAGCCGTGATCGGCGAAGTCATTGCCATTGAACGCAGCGGAGACGATATCGAAGCGGAAAAGCGACGTCGCTTGCTGCAACTGATGCTCTCCGGTTCTTCGGCTTCGGCCCGCAAAGATTTCTGCGACTACTTGGTCGACATCGGCGAACAGGAGTTGGCCAAAGAAACGCTCGAACACCTGCTGCGTTACACGGCCTTTGGTGCCGACGAAACGCTGGACTTTGGCCGCATCGCCCTGGGCTATGGTTCGCTGCTGGAAGAGGAACAGCCTCAAGAAGCCGCTCGTTGGCGCGACTTGGCGCTCTCCGGCACGCTGGAAACGATGGCCTACTACGCGCGCGGCTACCTGATCCTGCCGGCTCAGCACCAAGCTCTGCGGGCGCTGGCCGCCGCCAAGCGTCAGGAACGTTCGTCGGTCGCGGAGCATCTCAACCGTTCGCTCCGGCTATACCCCATGAACATCAACATGGCGGAAGATCTGTTGGGAAAACTCCGCGAACTCGGCATGGTCGACGAAGCCGATCAGGCGTTGGCGAAAATTTTTGAAGTCGGCCGGCGACATCTGGAACAATTTCCCAACGACGCCGAAGACGCCAACAACTTGGCCTGGGTCGCCGCCCTGTCCAACCAACGACTCGACGAGGCGCTGGAGCTTTCTCGGCGAGCCTGTTTCCTGCACCCCGACAGCGCCTCGTACCGCGACACGATGGCCGAAGTCCTATACCGGCAAGGGCGAGTCGAAGAAGCCTTGGTGCTGGAACGACACTGTCTGTTGGACGAACCCGGCCTCTGGCACCTACACGAACAAATCGCCCGATTCGAAGCCGGCGAATAA
- a CDS encoding CPXCG motif-containing cysteine-rich protein — MQDEASYICDGCGEEIVIPIDPSGGGEQTFVEDCPVCCRPSVIHVDLSDPEEPRVWAEAEQDRY; from the coding sequence ATGCAAGACGAGGCGAGTTATATATGCGATGGTTGCGGTGAAGAAATCGTGATCCCGATCGATCCCAGCGGCGGCGGCGAGCAGACCTTTGTCGAAGACTGTCCGGTGTGCTGTCGCCCCAGTGTGATTCATGTCGACCTGTCCGACCCAGAAGAACCACGCGTCTGGGCCGAAGCCGAGCAGGATCGTTATTAA
- a CDS encoding M20 family metallopeptidase, giving the protein MAVSAWTAEELLESLIRFPSVSDTSNAEVSQWVAGRLNELGFQLEQVEYDDEAGVRKVNVLGRRGPATAGGLAYFAHTDVVPADGWRGPLDDDAATAADAQPFVPQRHQQRLYGRGSCDMKGSLACMLAAASRVAVEDQTGPLTIVCTADEEVGFEGARTVVQRSQMYRQLVAEQPISIIGEPTQLRVVHAHKGIAGYSFTSHGRAAHSSSREGLNANLAMVPMLVELKRLYERSESDESLQHTAFDPPTLTWNFGVSDQATAVNITPAISRAWVCYRPMPGIDCQPLEAEMLSCAESLGLTVKPFAGGPPLWVDPDSDCIRQVCRWAGRQRAETVCYGTDGGQFGELQQLVVIGPGDIAQAHTDDEWISLSQLQAGSDVYETAIRDRCC; this is encoded by the coding sequence ATGGCAGTTTCTGCATGGACGGCTGAAGAGCTGTTGGAGTCGTTGATCCGCTTTCCCTCGGTGAGCGATACCAGCAATGCCGAGGTTTCGCAGTGGGTGGCCGGCCGCTTGAACGAACTCGGTTTCCAGCTCGAACAGGTCGAATACGACGACGAGGCCGGCGTTCGCAAGGTCAACGTCCTGGGCCGCCGCGGACCGGCGACGGCTGGGGGCTTGGCGTATTTTGCTCATACCGATGTGGTGCCGGCCGACGGTTGGCGAGGTCCGCTCGACGATGACGCCGCCACCGCCGCCGACGCCCAACCCTTTGTGCCGCAGCGGCATCAGCAACGTCTATATGGTCGCGGCAGCTGTGACATGAAGGGCTCACTGGCCTGTATGTTGGCCGCTGCCAGTCGCGTTGCGGTGGAAGACCAAACGGGGCCGCTGACCATCGTTTGTACGGCGGACGAAGAGGTCGGCTTCGAGGGCGCGCGAACGGTCGTGCAACGTTCCCAGATGTATCGCCAATTGGTGGCCGAACAACCGATCAGCATTATCGGCGAACCCACGCAGCTGCGCGTCGTGCATGCTCATAAAGGCATCGCCGGCTACAGCTTTACCAGCCACGGCCGCGCGGCCCATAGCAGCAGCCGCGAAGGTCTGAATGCGAATTTGGCGATGGTACCGATGTTGGTGGAGCTCAAACGTTTATACGAACGCAGCGAATCCGACGAGTCGTTGCAGCATACGGCCTTTGACCCACCGACGCTGACCTGGAATTTTGGCGTCAGCGATCAAGCCACGGCGGTTAACATCACGCCGGCGATCAGTCGCGCTTGGGTCTGTTACCGCCCCATGCCCGGTATCGATTGCCAGCCGCTGGAAGCCGAGATGCTGTCCTGTGCCGAGTCGCTAGGACTGACCGTCAAACCCTTTGCCGGAGGTCCGCCGCTTTGGGTGGATCCCGACAGCGACTGCATTCGGCAAGTCTGTCGGTGGGCCGGTCGCCAGAGAGCGGAAACGGTTTGTTACGGCACCGATGGCGGCCAGTTCGGGGAACTGCAACAACTGGTGGTGATCGGGCCCGGCGATATCGCTCAAGCCCACACCGACGACGAATGGATCAGCTTGTCGCAGCTGCAAGCCGGCAGCGATGTCTACGAAACCGCGATTCGTGACAGGTGTTGTTAA
- a CDS encoding type III pantothenate kinase, whose translation MWIGVDVGNTRIKCWPLGEQSWEPFQQRSASPDWPQDLLRWRGQWAASAPAVTWLVASVNAAGGQRLNAALRQHCPADRVQTLSAADVPIETAVQARQSVGVDRLLTSWAAWKRHGGAAIVADAGSALTIDWTDQQGIFRGGAILPGVQMQLQSLHDHTSGLAAAVGPILQSRLTAAPPPPQYPGIDTASAIVTGVYTNIVGTIEAIVGQVEQQSAEPVKLLLTGGDAALLAPLLRREHALAPDLVREALTRLSQQV comes from the coding sequence ATGTGGATCGGTGTAGACGTGGGCAACACACGTATCAAGTGTTGGCCACTAGGCGAACAGTCTTGGGAACCGTTTCAGCAACGGAGCGCTTCGCCCGATTGGCCTCAGGACCTGCTGCGGTGGCGCGGCCAGTGGGCGGCGTCGGCTCCGGCAGTGACGTGGCTGGTGGCCAGCGTGAACGCGGCTGGCGGTCAGCGGCTGAACGCGGCGCTGCGGCAGCACTGCCCCGCCGATCGTGTGCAAACTCTGTCAGCCGCTGACGTGCCGATTGAAACCGCTGTACAAGCTCGCCAGTCGGTGGGCGTGGATCGGTTGCTGACCAGCTGGGCGGCCTGGAAACGACACGGCGGAGCCGCCATCGTGGCCGACGCCGGGTCGGCGCTGACGATCGACTGGACCGACCAACAGGGGATCTTTCGCGGCGGCGCCATCCTGCCCGGCGTGCAGATGCAGCTGCAGTCGCTGCACGACCATACTTCGGGACTCGCCGCCGCGGTGGGGCCGATTTTACAGTCTCGGTTAACCGCTGCTCCGCCGCCGCCGCAGTACCCCGGCATCGACACCGCTTCGGCCATCGTGACCGGCGTGTACACAAATATCGTGGGCACAATCGAAGCGATTGTCGGGCAGGTCGAGCAGCAGTCGGCCGAACCGGTCAAATTGTTGCTGACCGGGGGCGACGCCGCCCTGCTGGCTCCCCTGCTCCGCCGCGAGCACGCGCTGGCGCCCGACCTGGTCCGCGAAGCCCTTACGCGGCTCAGCCAACAGGTTTGA
- the obgE gene encoding GTPase ObgE encodes MFVDRVKIELQAGKGGDGCVSFRREMYVPKGGPDGGNGGRGGSIILTAHEGVNSLAEFGGRHFWRAPHGVAGQGSGCHGRQGKDMHLSVPPGTAVIDAEHGFVIKDLIEEGDSIVIARGGKGGYGNIHFKSSTNQAPRQMTAGELGETRAVILELKSIADVGLVGKPNAGKSTLLSRLSKARPEIADYPFTTKHPNLGMVRAQGERTFVLADIPGLIDGASQGVGLGHEFLRHVERAGILLHLVEPQPTDQTDPLENYISIRGELDAYSQDLASRPEIVAVTKAELPESRDVQQALADHLGRPVHRISAVTGEGLREMLNAVLTELDQTRPAAKRDPLASTPADEDQPAGPSAPARVPPHLAGPTADLSDEHQAKDVRGDQPR; translated from the coding sequence ATGTTTGTCGATCGAGTCAAAATTGAATTGCAAGCCGGCAAGGGCGGAGACGGCTGCGTCAGTTTTCGCCGTGAAATGTACGTCCCCAAAGGCGGCCCCGATGGGGGCAACGGCGGTCGCGGCGGCAGCATCATCCTGACCGCCCACGAAGGCGTGAATAGTTTGGCCGAATTCGGCGGTCGGCACTTCTGGCGAGCGCCCCACGGCGTTGCCGGTCAGGGCTCCGGTTGCCACGGCCGACAGGGCAAAGACATGCACCTCAGCGTGCCGCCGGGCACCGCCGTGATCGACGCCGAACACGGCTTCGTGATCAAGGACTTGATCGAAGAGGGCGATTCGATCGTGATCGCTCGCGGCGGCAAAGGCGGTTACGGCAATATCCACTTCAAAAGCTCCACCAATCAGGCTCCCCGGCAGATGACCGCCGGCGAACTGGGGGAAACCCGAGCCGTAATCCTGGAACTGAAGTCGATCGCCGATGTGGGCCTGGTGGGCAAACCCAACGCCGGCAAGAGCACGCTGCTGAGCCGGTTGAGCAAAGCCCGGCCCGAGATCGCCGATTATCCCTTCACAACTAAACACCCCAATCTGGGCATGGTTCGGGCCCAAGGCGAACGCACGTTTGTGTTGGCCGATATCCCGGGCTTGATCGACGGGGCCTCTCAGGGCGTGGGCCTGGGGCACGAATTCCTCCGCCACGTCGAACGCGCCGGGATCCTGCTGCATCTGGTCGAACCCCAACCGACCGACCAAACCGATCCGCTGGAGAACTACATTTCGATCCGCGGCGAGCTGGATGCGTACAGCCAGGACCTCGCCTCACGACCGGAAATTGTCGCGGTTACCAAAGCAGAATTGCCCGAAAGCCGCGACGTCCAACAGGCGCTGGCCGACCACCTGGGCCGGCCCGTCCACCGGATCAGCGCCGTGACCGGCGAGGGCTTGCGGGAAATGTTAAATGCCGTCCTGACCGAACTCGACCAGACGCGGCCCGCGGCCAAACGGGATCCGCTGGCCTCGACCCCCGCCGACGAAGACCAGCCGGCCGGCCCATCAGCCCCCGCCCGTGTGCCCCCGCATCTGGCCGGACCGACCGCTGACTTGTCCGATGAGCATCAGGCCAAGGACGTTCGCGGGGATCAACCACGGTGA
- the rpmA gene encoding 50S ribosomal protein L27: MAHKKGQGSSRNGRDSNAQRRGVKRFGGQAVTPGSILVRQVGTKFHAGRNVGIGNDYTLFALTEGVVRFDRKGRRVNVDVA; this comes from the coding sequence ATGGCACATAAGAAAGGTCAGGGCTCCAGCCGCAACGGTCGCGACAGTAACGCACAGCGTCGTGGAGTGAAGCGATTTGGCGGTCAAGCCGTCACGCCGGGCAGCATTTTGGTTCGCCAGGTAGGCACGAAATTCCACGCCGGCCGAAACGTTGGCATCGGCAATGATTACACGCTGTTCGCCTTGACCGAAGGCGTTGTCCGTTTTGATCGCAAAGGCCGACGGGTTAACGTCGACGTCGCCTAA
- a CDS encoding sigma-70 family RNA polymerase sigma factor, protein MHEEYRDDNVKQLRDQQVRFAPRAKKLEQATRAEQLLSELDDSRDYAFNFVCFRITDYRPETSTRRTIRGADLRHDLRLFVEDMSEAADVQVEEANELVHTVADLSRLFNVSTKTISRWRDQGLVSRRFLVGGRKRVGFLQSSVDRFIAQNRDRIRRGERFSQLTDEEKGEIIERGRQLAEDGASLSEVTRQLASQMNRSPETVRYTLKNYDAENAALAIFPNHRGTLTEEDKRSIFQQFHRGATVPQLCKRYGRSRSSVQRILVDVRVARTMELPLDYMYNEDFEDASRRDEYLGEMPEAEKPTRKARVPSGLPPYLAALYEVPLLNREQEYHLFRKMNYLKHLASQLREGLDQAHDRSAMMDEIHQLYEQAVAVKNKIVQSNLRLVVSIAKRHMSSTDDFFALVSDGNMSLIRAAEKFDYGRGNKFSTYATWAIMKNFARTIPSEFKHRDRFRTTAEELFLAQSDDRSNPFVEESSQRQRQREVGRILNRLDEREQKIISARFGLTKGSEPLTLKQVGEEMGVTKERIRQLEARALLKLREAAADAKIDVDLGN, encoded by the coding sequence ATGCACGAAGAATATCGCGACGATAACGTCAAACAACTGCGTGACCAACAAGTCCGCTTCGCCCCACGTGCGAAGAAATTGGAACAGGCCACCCGTGCCGAACAGCTGCTTTCGGAGCTGGACGATTCGCGGGACTATGCTTTCAATTTCGTCTGCTTCCGGATCACCGATTATCGGCCCGAAACCTCCACCCGCCGCACCATCCGCGGCGCCGACCTTCGTCATGACCTCCGTCTGTTCGTCGAGGACATGTCCGAAGCCGCCGATGTGCAGGTCGAGGAAGCCAATGAGTTGGTGCATACGGTGGCCGATCTGAGCCGCCTGTTTAACGTCTCGACCAAGACCATCAGTCGTTGGCGTGACCAGGGGTTGGTCAGTCGCCGCTTCCTGGTCGGCGGACGCAAACGCGTGGGCTTCCTGCAAAGCAGCGTGGATCGCTTTATCGCTCAAAACCGTGATCGGATTCGTCGCGGCGAACGGTTCAGTCAGCTGACCGACGAAGAGAAGGGCGAGATCATCGAACGCGGCCGCCAATTGGCCGAAGACGGCGCCAGTTTGTCCGAAGTCACCCGACAACTGGCCTCGCAGATGAATCGCAGTCCCGAAACGGTTCGCTACACGTTGAAAAACTACGACGCGGAAAACGCCGCACTGGCGATTTTCCCTAACCACCGTGGCACGCTGACCGAAGAAGACAAGCGTTCGATCTTCCAACAGTTCCACCGCGGGGCCACCGTGCCGCAGCTGTGCAAACGCTACGGACGCTCGCGCAGCAGCGTGCAGCGGATCCTGGTCGACGTCCGCGTGGCTCGGACCATGGAGCTGCCGTTGGACTATATGTACAACGAAGACTTCGAAGACGCCTCGCGTCGCGACGAGTACCTGGGCGAGATGCCGGAAGCGGAAAAGCCCACGCGGAAAGCTCGTGTGCCCTCCGGCTTGCCACCCTACCTGGCGGCCCTGTACGAAGTACCGCTTTTGAACCGCGAACAGGAATACCACCTGTTCCGCAAAATGAACTACCTCAAGCATCTGGCCAGCCAGCTGCGTGAAGGTTTGGACCAGGCCCACGACCGTTCGGCCATGATGGACGAAATCCATCAGTTGTACGAACAGGCCGTGGCGGTCAAAAACAAGATCGTGCAGTCCAACTTGCGGCTGGTGGTGTCGATCGCCAAGCGGCACATGAGCAGCACGGACGATTTCTTCGCCCTGGTCAGCGATGGCAACATGTCCCTGATCCGCGCGGCCGAGAAATTCGACTACGGTCGCGGCAACAAGTTCAGCACCTACGCCACCTGGGCGATCATGAAGAACTTTGCCCGCACCATCCCGTCGGAATTCAAACACCGCGACCGCTTCCGGACCACGGCCGAAGAACTGTTTTTGGCCCAGAGCGACGACCGCAGCAACCCGTTCGTGGAAGAATCCTCGCAACGGCAACGGCAGCGTGAAGTCGGTCGGATCCTGAATCGGCTGGACGAACGCGAGCAGAAGATCATCAGTGCTCGCTTCGGCCTGACCAAGGGCAGCGAACCGCTGACCCTAAAACAGGTCGGCGAAGAGATGGGCGTGACCAAGGAACGTATCCGTCAGCTGGAAGCCCGAGCCTTGTTAAAGCTCCGCGAAGCCGCCGCCGACGCCAAAATCGACGTCGATTTGGGGAATTAG
- a CDS encoding DUF1598 domain-containing protein, whose product MKPQADRSGFRFLSTATLLVSFALFSGAALSYAGIAGVRQNAVGGVMIDAQGLVRAATVVDREDLLNQLRAEVKAPPGQLGEAAKLRMVSLAKLQQAIRETKANGQRLPDEMRYLAGLQRVEYVLVYPEQQDIVLAGPAEPWVVREDASVVGAHSGQPTLLLEDLMIAMQSVEMARQAGISCSIEPTAEGRQRLNALLRRAQRNRLTDPRVLEPAMREAFGPQTVKLTGVPTDSRYARVLVAADFEMKRIAMELAEAPIQGLPSYMTMAKNQRQSSSTNPRWWMTTNYNALERTADRLAWRISGQGVKTLTESDRLLADGNVEQAGRTNKTAQKWAELMTEKYPELARSQAIFGDLRNIMDLSVIATLITQERLEQHSGCDLDVLMGTESLVQTSSFQTPRAIEPQCSFIRGNQGWIVSTSGGVSVNAFEVVSTQKVVNELSETHQAATADADTTTWWWNS is encoded by the coding sequence ATGAAACCTCAAGCCGATCGGTCTGGCTTTCGATTCCTGTCCACCGCGACCCTGCTGGTGTCGTTTGCCCTGTTCAGCGGAGCCGCGTTGTCCTATGCGGGGATTGCTGGGGTGCGACAAAACGCGGTGGGGGGCGTAATGATTGACGCTCAGGGGCTCGTCCGCGCCGCCACCGTGGTGGATCGAGAAGATCTGTTGAACCAATTACGTGCCGAGGTCAAAGCACCGCCGGGGCAGTTGGGCGAAGCCGCCAAGTTGCGGATGGTCTCGCTGGCGAAACTGCAGCAGGCAATTCGCGAAACCAAAGCCAACGGGCAGCGGTTACCCGACGAAATGCGTTATTTGGCCGGCTTGCAACGCGTCGAATACGTGCTGGTCTACCCCGAACAGCAAGACATCGTGCTGGCCGGTCCGGCCGAACCCTGGGTGGTCCGCGAAGACGCCTCGGTGGTCGGGGCCCACAGCGGCCAGCCCACACTGTTGCTGGAAGACCTAATGATCGCCATGCAATCGGTCGAAATGGCTCGCCAAGCCGGCATCAGCTGCTCGATCGAACCGACGGCCGAAGGACGCCAGCGACTGAATGCCCTGTTGCGTCGCGCTCAACGCAATCGCCTGACGGACCCCCGCGTGCTGGAACCGGCGATGCGTGAAGCTTTTGGACCGCAGACTGTTAAGCTGACCGGCGTTCCCACCGACAGCCGCTACGCTCGCGTGTTGGTGGCCGCCGACTTTGAAATGAAACGTATCGCCATGGAACTGGCCGAAGCCCCCATTCAGGGCCTGCCCAGTTATATGACGATGGCCAAGAACCAACGCCAGTCCTCGTCCACCAACCCTCGCTGGTGGATGACCACCAACTACAACGCATTGGAACGCACGGCCGATCGGTTGGCCTGGCGGATCAGCGGGCAGGGCGTCAAAACCCTGACGGAAAGCGATCGCCTGCTGGCCGATGGCAACGTCGAGCAAGCCGGTCGGACCAACAAAACGGCTCAAAAGTGGGCTGAATTGATGACCGAGAAGTACCCCGAACTGGCTCGCAGCCAAGCCATCTTCGGCGATCTGCGAAACATCATGGACCTGAGCGTGATCGCGACTTTGATCACCCAGGAACGCTTGGAACAGCACAGTGGTTGTGACCTGGACGTGCTGATGGGCACCGAGAGCTTGGTGCAAACCAGTTCTTTCCAAACCCCGCGGGCGATCGAGCCGCAGTGCAGCTTTATTCGCGGCAACCAGGGCTGGATCGTCAGCACCTCCGGCGGCGTCAGCGTTAACGCGTTCGAAGTCGTGTCGACGCAAAAGGTCGTCAACGAACTGAGCGAAACGCATCAAGCTGCCACGGCCGACGCCGACACCACCACATGGTGGTGGAACAGCTAA